From one Solanum stenotomum isolate F172 chromosome 12, ASM1918654v1, whole genome shotgun sequence genomic stretch:
- the LOC125849286 gene encoding uncharacterized protein LOC125849286: MPLMKLSCTALERVPLTRHKIIEYLMKKFPQDLVFCRAPGDNDLTSGVLERQVEKIDPLLKWVESEFGFKPTVHTSFFGGKQDDGLVSAIGSVLKKTDDCELATIDAIASAAHSLVIALGISRGRLGIEEAIELIRLEEDLQVDNWGLVEGGHDVDIADLRVQIASAVVFLGLTRRV, translated from the exons ATGCCATTAATGAAACTTTCATGTACTGCACTAGAAAGAGTTCCACTGACGCGTCATAAGATAATTGAatatttgatgaagaaattccCTCAAGATTTAGTATTCTGTCGTGCTCCAGGGGATAATGATCTGACAAGCGGAGTTCTTG AGCGTCAAGTAGAGAAAATTGATCCCCTTCTTAAGTGGGTAGAGTCAGAATTCGGCTTCAAACCCACTGTACACACCAGTTTTTTTGGTGGCAAGCAAGATGATGGTCTTGTTAGCGCCATCGGAAGCGTTCTCAAGAAAACAGATGATTGTGAATTGGCAACAATTGATGCAATTGCTTCAGCTGCACATTCATTAGTCATTGCACTTGGAATTTCCCGTGGTAGATTGGGGATTGAGGAGGCTATTGAGTTGATTAGGCTTGAGGAAGATTTGCAG GTTGACAATTGGGGTCTTGTTGAAGGTGGTCATGATGTTGATATTGCAGATTTAAGAGTTCAGATTGCTTCTGCAGTGGTGTTCCTTGGACTTACAAGGAGGGTATAG
- the LOC125848123 gene encoding cystinosin homolog, with protein MASWNSVPLEVLYNVLGWIAFVSWSISFYPQVILNFRRKSVVGLNFDFVVLNLTKHSSYLIYNASMFFSSAVQRQYHHRYGENEMIPVAANDVAFSTHAVLLTAFTLFQISIYDRGNQKVSKTAIAIVSVAWLSVAVCVFMGIPKHSWLWLISCFNGLQVAMTVTKYIPQAVMNFRRKSTIGFSIGNILLDLFGGLTNYGQMAVQSIDQHSWVNFYGNIGKTLLSLVSIFFDILFIVQHYVLYPSRKEVVSPKFDVEETRDIEGL; from the exons atggcTTCTTGGAATTCAGTTCCACTGGAAGTGTTGTATAATGTTTTGGGATGGATTGCGTTTGTCTCATGGTCTATTAGCTTTTATCCTCAGGTCATTTTGAATTTTCGTAGGAAAAG tgTGGTGGGATTGAATTTCGATTTCGTGGTGTTGAATTTGACGAAGCACTCGTCTTATCTCATCTACAATGCTTCCATGTTCTTCAGTTCTGCTGTTCAAAGGCAATATCATCATCGATACGGCGAAAATGAG ATGATACCTGTAGCTGCCAATGATGTGGCTTTCTCTACTCATGCTGTTCTTTTAACAGCCTTTACCTTGTTTCAGATTTCTATCTATGAT CGTGGAAATCAGAAGGTATCGAAAACTGCTATAGCAATTGTATCTGTTGCTTGGTTAAGTGTTGCAGTTTGTGTGTTTATGGGTATCCCTAAGCATTCCTGGCTATGGCTAATCTCCTGTTTCAA CGGATTGCAGGTTGCTATGACAGTAACCAAGTACATTCCCCAG GCTGTTATGAATTTCCGGAGAAAGAGCACTATTGGTTTTAGTATTGGTAACATTTTGCTGGATTTGTTTGGAGGATTAACAAATTACGGGCAGATGGCAGTGCAATCTATAGATCAGC ATTCCTGGGTGAATTTTTATGGAAACATCGGCAAGACTTTGTTGTCATTG GTGTCGATATTCTTTGACATTCTCTTCATTGTGCAACATTATGTGCTATATCCTTCAAGAAAAGAAGTTGTTTCTCCTAAATTTGATGTG GAGGAAACAAGGGACATTGAGGGACTGTGA
- the LOC125847952 gene encoding uncharacterized protein LOC125847952, whose amino-acid sequence MRREGRQHGMVRTYPILPSPWNPRPEPRYMNKSNSLPTAGLFAKVPTKPSNHSKFTGKCGRPRCTSCHIHPAGKSKDKTKGTQKIKGCGDVVSLVTWRVVDAMPGLNFSGFSATGILDHLDSDCSYYMDHDIYYDAADEGYGDQELVVDSDCSPAIGVETDEGKMSFCEVGFVWENVEEDEDWCVVEGI is encoded by the coding sequence ATGAGGAGAGAAGGTCGCCAACACGGTATGGTCCGTACTTACCCAATTTTACCCTCTCCATGGAACCCAAGACCCGAGCCCAGGTACATGAACAAGTCCAATTCACTACCAACCGCTGGGCTTTTCGCAAAGGTCCCAACTAAGCCCAGTAACCATTCCAAGTTCACCGGCAAGTGCGGTAGACCCAGGTGCACCAGCTGCCATATTCATCCAGCTGGAAAATCCAAAGACAAGACTAAGGGCACACAAAAGATAAAGGGATGCGGCGACGTCGTTTCGTTGGTTACTTGGAGAGTTGTTGATGCTATGCCCGGGTTGAATTTTTCTGGATTTTCAGCTACTGGGATTTTGGATCATTTGGATAGCGATTGTTCTTATTACATGGATCATGATATTTACTATGATGCCGCCGATGAAGGTTACGGAGATCAGGAATTGGTAGTTGACTCCGATTGCTCTCCGGCGATCGGCGTTGAGACTGATGAAGGAAAAATGAGTTTCTGTGAAGTGGGATTTGTGTGGGAAaatgttgaagaagatgaagattgGTGTGTTGTGGAAGGAATCTAA
- the LOC125849094 gene encoding protein WVD2-like 7 isoform X1, with the protein MMEDSACLIHAFSYASAIPNEIKQGNPVHALGESISFGRFVSESLDWEKWSTFSHKRYVEEAERYAKPGSVAQKKAFFEAHYKKIAAQKAAALLEQANQENPNSEITKNSAPDSTSLVKPRVEANQEEVHENPDAVTTDSMVKDSVSVADAEERESESPVEGPGTPEATEKEPSNQIENGETQETVSGSEISETSHTEKPLLKIKQSSSSKLEDDAASVTSKKKSAFSSLKSAVYSKKSKFPFSPSRQNIPLDVDKENNFTPITTNSNLDLMNQVRSTPKSLSKLINFTPAKEAHKIPPPPPFLKKESSKVAPTTSKASKQCATPLKTPMATSNGASNRPMTTPSSESRRIKTPIHPSASGSRTAGPKWNILSSVSKSFTAYRNKLQSPTLSTPFSLRTEERATRRKQKLEEKFNANEEKKVQQQTTLKEKAGTELRRLGQSFCFKARPLPDFYKETETAKDHAKKIPVTQTQLPKRGRMPFPSSKQGLVSKPASSSLAKNDSCKNPRKKTS; encoded by the exons ATGATGGAAGATTCAGCTTGTCTTATACATGCTTTCTCTTATGCTTCTGCTATACCCAATGAAATAAAACAG GGGAACCCTGTGCATGCACTTGGGGAGTCAATTTCTTTTGGGAGATTTGTGTCTGAGTCATTGGATTGGGAAAAATGGTCAACTTTTTCTCATAAAAGATATGTAGAGGAGGCTGAGAGGTATGCTAAGCCAGGTTCTGTTGCCCAGAAAAAAGCTTTCTTTGAAGCCCATTACAAGAAAATTGCTGCCCAAAAGGCTGCAGCTTTGCTTGAACAAGCCAATCAAGAAAACCCCAATTCTGAAATCACCAAGAATTCAGCCCCTGATTCTACTTCACTTGTAAAACCCCGTGTAGAAGCTAATCAAGAAGAGGTTCATGAGAACCCTGATGCTGTAACAACAGATTCCATGGTTAAGGATTCAGTTTCAGTTGCTGATGCGGAGGAGAGAGAGAGTGAGTCCCCAGTGGAGGGTCCTGGTACTCCTGAAGCTACAGAGAAAGAACCATCAAACCAAATTGAGAATGGTGAAACCCAAGAAACAGTTTCAGGTTCTGAGATTAGTGAAACATCTCATACTGAGAAGCCTTTGCTGAAGATTAAG CAGAGCTCCAGCTCTAAACTTGAGGATGATGCTGCATCGGTGACAAGCAAGAAAAAATCTGCTTTTTCTTCACTCAAATCAGCAGTCTActccaaaaaatcaaaatttccatTTTCGCCTTCTAGGCAGAACATTCCTCTTGATGTCGATAAAGAGAACAATTTTACACCAATCACAACAAATTCTAACTTGGACTTGATGAATCAAGTGAGATCAACCCCAAAATCTTTGAGCAAGTTGATCAACTTTACTCCTGCCAAAGAGGCACACAAGATACCTCCTCCACCTCCCTTCCTCAAGAAGGAAAGTTCAAAGGTTGCTCCCACTACTAGCAAGGCATCTAAGCAGTGTGCAACTCCTCTTAAGACTCCTATG GCAACATCAAATGGTGCATCAAACCGTCCCATGACAACGCCATCTTCAGAAAGCAGAAG GATTAAAACACCGATTCATCCCTCAGCTTCAGGAAGTAGAACAGCAGGGCCTAAATGGAACATTTTGTCTTCTGT TTCCAAGTCTTTCACAGCCTACCGAAACAAATTACAATCACCAACTTTATCTACTCCTTTCTCTTTGAGGACAGAAGAAAGAGCTACACGAAGGAAACAG AAGCTTGAAGAGAAATTCAATGCCAATGAGGAAAAGAAAGTTCAACAACAAACCACATTAAAG GAGAAAGCCGGAACGGAACTTAGGAGACTTGGACAAAGCTTTTGCTTCAAAGCTCGTCCCCTGCCTGATTTCTACAAGGAAACAGAAACAGCAAAAGATCACGCAAAAAAG ATCCCAGTAACACAAACTCAATTGCCCAAACGTGGAAGAATGCCATTTCCCAGCTCAAAGCAAGGCTTAGTCTCGAAGCCAGCTTCTTCATCTTTGGCGAAGAATGACTCTTGCAAGAATCCAAGAAAGAAGACTAGCTGA
- the LOC125849094 gene encoding protein WVD2-like 7 isoform X2, whose translation MMEDSACLIHAFSYASAIPNEIKQGNPVHALGESISFGRFVSESLDWEKWSTFSHKRYVEEAERYAKPGSVAQKKAFFEAHYKKIAAQKAAALLEQANQENPNSEITKNSAPDSTSLVKPRVEANQEEVHENPDAVTTDSMVKDSVSVADAEERESESPVEGPGTPEATEKEPSNQIENGETQETVSGSEISETSHTEKPLLKIKSSSSKLEDDAASVTSKKKSAFSSLKSAVYSKKSKFPFSPSRQNIPLDVDKENNFTPITTNSNLDLMNQVRSTPKSLSKLINFTPAKEAHKIPPPPPFLKKESSKVAPTTSKASKQCATPLKTPMATSNGASNRPMTTPSSESRRIKTPIHPSASGSRTAGPKWNILSSVSKSFTAYRNKLQSPTLSTPFSLRTEERATRRKQKLEEKFNANEEKKVQQQTTLKEKAGTELRRLGQSFCFKARPLPDFYKETETAKDHAKKIPVTQTQLPKRGRMPFPSSKQGLVSKPASSSLAKNDSCKNPRKKTS comes from the exons ATGATGGAAGATTCAGCTTGTCTTATACATGCTTTCTCTTATGCTTCTGCTATACCCAATGAAATAAAACAG GGGAACCCTGTGCATGCACTTGGGGAGTCAATTTCTTTTGGGAGATTTGTGTCTGAGTCATTGGATTGGGAAAAATGGTCAACTTTTTCTCATAAAAGATATGTAGAGGAGGCTGAGAGGTATGCTAAGCCAGGTTCTGTTGCCCAGAAAAAAGCTTTCTTTGAAGCCCATTACAAGAAAATTGCTGCCCAAAAGGCTGCAGCTTTGCTTGAACAAGCCAATCAAGAAAACCCCAATTCTGAAATCACCAAGAATTCAGCCCCTGATTCTACTTCACTTGTAAAACCCCGTGTAGAAGCTAATCAAGAAGAGGTTCATGAGAACCCTGATGCTGTAACAACAGATTCCATGGTTAAGGATTCAGTTTCAGTTGCTGATGCGGAGGAGAGAGAGAGTGAGTCCCCAGTGGAGGGTCCTGGTACTCCTGAAGCTACAGAGAAAGAACCATCAAACCAAATTGAGAATGGTGAAACCCAAGAAACAGTTTCAGGTTCTGAGATTAGTGAAACATCTCATACTGAGAAGCCTTTGCTGAAGATTAAG AGCTCCAGCTCTAAACTTGAGGATGATGCTGCATCGGTGACAAGCAAGAAAAAATCTGCTTTTTCTTCACTCAAATCAGCAGTCTActccaaaaaatcaaaatttccatTTTCGCCTTCTAGGCAGAACATTCCTCTTGATGTCGATAAAGAGAACAATTTTACACCAATCACAACAAATTCTAACTTGGACTTGATGAATCAAGTGAGATCAACCCCAAAATCTTTGAGCAAGTTGATCAACTTTACTCCTGCCAAAGAGGCACACAAGATACCTCCTCCACCTCCCTTCCTCAAGAAGGAAAGTTCAAAGGTTGCTCCCACTACTAGCAAGGCATCTAAGCAGTGTGCAACTCCTCTTAAGACTCCTATG GCAACATCAAATGGTGCATCAAACCGTCCCATGACAACGCCATCTTCAGAAAGCAGAAG GATTAAAACACCGATTCATCCCTCAGCTTCAGGAAGTAGAACAGCAGGGCCTAAATGGAACATTTTGTCTTCTGT TTCCAAGTCTTTCACAGCCTACCGAAACAAATTACAATCACCAACTTTATCTACTCCTTTCTCTTTGAGGACAGAAGAAAGAGCTACACGAAGGAAACAG AAGCTTGAAGAGAAATTCAATGCCAATGAGGAAAAGAAAGTTCAACAACAAACCACATTAAAG GAGAAAGCCGGAACGGAACTTAGGAGACTTGGACAAAGCTTTTGCTTCAAAGCTCGTCCCCTGCCTGATTTCTACAAGGAAACAGAAACAGCAAAAGATCACGCAAAAAAG ATCCCAGTAACACAAACTCAATTGCCCAAACGTGGAAGAATGCCATTTCCCAGCTCAAAGCAAGGCTTAGTCTCGAAGCCAGCTTCTTCATCTTTGGCGAAGAATGACTCTTGCAAGAATCCAAGAAAGAAGACTAGCTGA
- the LOC125848081 gene encoding uncharacterized protein LOC125848081 — MNVIRRGVRSIHTAVDSPRLTRFALQPPKFVEVEFENGSLYKLSAEYLRIYSPAVDSKIRSICGEKVISGRRHVGIMSAEPIGNYGVRLLFDDLHKTGIFTWDYFYHLGSNKFTLMRNYVRTLKKHGLSRDPPRRR; from the exons ATGAATGTAATCCGGAGAGGTGTTCGAAGCATACACACCGCAGTAGACTCTCCACGCCTCACCAGATTTGCTCTTCAACCTCCTAAATTT GTGGAGGTTGAGTTTGAAAATGGTAGTCTGTATAAGTTGTCAGCTGAGTATTTGAGAATATACAGCCCCGCTGTTGATAGTAAGATCAGATCGATTTGTGGTGAGAAG GTCATATCTGGTAGGCGTCATGTCGGAATTATGTCTGCAGAACCTATTGGAAATTATGGAGTGAG GTTATTATTTGATGACTTGCATAAGACTGGTATCTTTACATGGGACTACTTCTACCATCTTGGAAGTAACAAATTCACCCTCATGAGAAATTACGTCAGAACTCTGAAGAAACATGGACTAAGCCGGGATCCACCTAGACGAAGATGA
- the LOC125848386 gene encoding myb-related protein 315-like, whose protein sequence is MGRQPCCDRVGLKRGPWTIEEDHKLVHFILNNGIQCWRTVPKLAGLQRCGKSCRLRWINYLRPDLKRGALSEAEEDQIIELHARLGNRWSKIASYFPGRTDNEIKNHWNTRIKKRLHLMGIDPLTHQPIDKEKYQHESDDKTELLSTITETYDKRNETDNFIENANDISLPNNMLSENINEELWNKSFKTMSTCYSPSISLEAEESINFSTTSSNVAAAPAEEEDSVQQWMDSIFSCAINQLEEDLFLLRKYN, encoded by the exons atgggaAGACAACCTTGTTGTGATAGAGTTGGATTGAAGAGAggtccatggactatagaagAAGATCATAAGCTTGTCCATTTTATTCTCAATAACGGCATTCAGTGTTGGCGAACCGTTCCCAAGCTCGCAG GCTTGCAAAGATGCGGGAAAAGTTGTAGACTGAGATGGATTAATTATCTAAGACCTGATTTGAAAAGAGGCGCGCTATCTGAAGCTGAAGAGGATCAGATTATAGAGCTTCATGCTCGTCTTGGTAACAG GTGGTCTAAGATAGCATCGTATTTTCCAGGGAGGACAGATAACGAGATCAAAAACCATTGGAACACTCGGATTAAGAAGAGATTACATCTTATGGGAATAGACCCTTTGACTCACCAACCAATTGACAAGGAAAAATACCAACATGAATCAGATGATAAAACAGAGTTGTTGTCAACAATAACAGAGACatatgataaaagaaatgaaacaGACAACTTCATTGAAAATGCTAATGATATTTCACTACCAAACAATATGTTGAGTGAAAATATTAATGAGGAGTTATGGAACAAAAGTTTTAAAACTATGTCGACTTGTTACAGTCCTTCAATTTCTTTGGAAGCTGAAGAATCTATCAATTTCTCAACAACATCAAGTAATGTAGCTGCTGCACCcgcagaagaagaagattctgTACAACAATGGATGGATTCGATTTTCTCATGTGCGATCAATCAGCTAGAAGAGGACCTGTTCCTCTTGAGAAAGTACAACTAA